Proteins encoded together in one Ipomoea triloba cultivar NCNSP0323 chromosome 4, ASM357664v1 window:
- the LOC116017854 gene encoding RING-H2 finger protein ATL63-like has translation MEFQLELIAASAGAAACLVFLWLRRDDGSLHDGEDDPTAFIFSADDESDGEKRPYCAVCLNNISGGERCRKLRECGHCFHVDCVDAWLQNHSTCPLCRTQVSGHVFRREYERGVLDFLVSWSEIILDKICNPLNQEFSSMLCEGMHGSRL, from the coding sequence ATGGAATTCCAACTCGAGTTGATAGCCGCCTCCGCCGGCGCCGCCGCCTGTCTGGTTTTCTTGTGGCTCCGCCGTGATGACGGCAGCCTCCACGACGGCGAAGACGACCCAACGGCGTTCATCTTCAGCGCCGACGATGAAAGTGACGGAGAAAAACGGCCTTACTGCGCCGTGTGTCTTAACAACATCTCCGGCGGCGAGAGGTGCCGGAAGTTGAGGGAGTGCGGGCATTGTTTCCACGTGGACTGCGTGGATGCGTGGCTTCAGAACCACTCTACCTGCCCGCTGTGCAGAACCCAAGTCTCCGGTCACGTTTTCCGGCGTGAATATGAACGTGGGGTGTTGGATTTCTTGGTTTCGTGGTCGGAGATTATCCTGGACAAGATTTGCAACCCTCTTAACCAGGAGTTTAGCTCAATGTTGTGTGAGGGGATGCATGGTAGTCGCTTatga